The sequence below is a genomic window from Paenibacillus sp. DCT19.
TTTGACCGCCAGATCCCGATTACCATCAACCCAGTCCTTCTTCGCAATAAGGGTATCCTCCAGCATGCCAACACCCGCATCCTCGATGTTGAATACATCCAAATCGGATTCCTTCACACCACTCTCCAATACCACATGAAACTCGTTATAGATTGTTGCCGTCGCCACATCCACCTGATCATTGAAGAATTGATCCATCGTGAAGCCTTGTTTGACCAGCTCAATATCCTTCTTCGGATCAAGACCATTCTTCTCCATGAAGGCAAGCACTTGGAATTGCTGGCTGCCAAACCATGTACTAACCTTCTTGCCCTTCATCTGAGCAGGATCAGTGATCTCCGCAGACTTCTTGGCAATTAATCGATAGCTGCTCTTTTGCGAAATTTGGGCGAGTGATACCAATGGAAGTCCGTTATCCCGGCTTACAAGTAAGCTGTCTACCCCGGTTACACCCACATCCGCAGCACCATTGACAACTTGTTGTTCAATGACGATATCCGGACCTCCGGGAATAATCTCGGCATCGATGCCCTCATCGGCGAAGAAACCCTGCTCCTTGGCAGCATATATCCCTGCAAACTGAGCCTGCGGTACCCATTTGAGTTGGATCTTCACTTTCGTTAAAGACTGACCCTCACCTTCCGCTTCCCCTGCACCCGCAGCAGCAGGAGTCGCAGCCGGCTTAGAATCCGTCGAACACGCACCTAACATAGCAACAACCAGCAGCATCAACACTAGAAAACCAGGTTTTAAGGATCGGTACATGTGAAGAACAACCCCCTATTTATATGGATTTTGGGTCATGCCGATTGCATGTAATATCAGGACTCTACTTAATGCTCAATCAGTGATCTGTGCGAACACGGCTCCAAGGAATCAGGCGTTTCTCCGCCAGCACCACAGCCTCATAGAGCACAATGCCAAGGACAGCGGCGATAACAATGCAAGACCAGGCAAGTGGCATATTCGCCAGGCGAATCTGATCAGAGAGCAGGTAACCTAGTCCCTGAGAAGCGATGAAAAACTCCCCTACGATGGCTCCAATAATGCTGGTCGACATATTAATCTTCAATCCAGCGAACAGTGCAGGCAGGGCATGAGGTAAGCGCAGCTTGATAAAAATTTGCATTTTGCTCGCTGCAAGCCCCCCAAGCAATTCATGGTACTGTGGCTGGATGGACGTCAGCCCTTTGAATAAACTGACAGCCATAGCAGCCATCGTAATGACCGCTACCACCGCAATGCGCGACCAGATTCCATCGCCAAACCAGTTGTTCATGATCGGTGCCAGCGCAACGATTGGTATTGCGTTCAGAGCAGACATCACGGCCACTGCCGCCTTTCCACTCGTTGGAAAGAAACAAGCGACTATAGCAGCAAGTGCACCTAGCGAAGAACCTAGCAAGAAACCACCTAACATTTCAGTGCCGCTATACATCGCATAACGGAAGAGCATTTCTGCATTTTCTTTGATCGAGATTGCAATGGAAGAGGGAACAGGCAATTGATAGATTTCCAGGGAGAACATGAAGTGGAATACCCCAAGCAGCCATAGAAGAAGAAATACAAGTCCTGCAACCGCTGGAAGCAGACGTCCAACAATGGAGCCTCCTCGCAAACGACGAGTCGATTGTTTTTCTTCAGCTTGTCCTTGTTGTTCCTGTATTCGTGAAGCAGAAGTAGGTGTAATCATGGCAGAGCTGGACATGGATGTTCCTCCAGATACGGCCGCTGTCACTCGATCTTCCTTATTCCGATGTTTCCATACATGATCATTCATGCAGCCCCTCCTCTCTTGCTTCTGAATTCAGGCTGCCAAGGTGTTAACCAACGTTCAGCAAGGCTGATAACCAAATACGAGATCAATCCGATGCCCATACTTAGCATGATCGTTGCCCAGAACATGCCGACTTGGGCGTTACCATAGTACAGGGAGCTCACCATAAGCACGCCTAACCCATCGGGAGCACCCATTAGCTCCACTACAATGGAAGAAGTTACTGCGAGCGGAGCGGCGATTTTCATTCCTGAGAACAAACCAGGCAGCGCAGAAGGTAACAAACACTTGATATATTGGGCGGGTAACGAGGCTCCGCAGGAGCGCATAAGCTCCAGATGCTCCGGGGCGGTGCTTTTTAAACCTTTCAAGGTGTGGATGATAATCGGGAAAAAGGTAACGTAAGCAGCCATCACGATCCGTGCCCACTCGGCGTTATGGATAATGCCGTACACAATCGGGGCAAGACCGATGACCGGAACCATCTGTGATGAAATTACATAGGGCGATAATGTACGCTCCAGCCAGACAGCTATACTCATCAGGAGTGCAAGCGCCAGACCCAGAAGCGTACCTCCTGCGAAGCCGATTGCCGCATTACCAAACGTCACACTTCCTTGTTCAGCAAGCGTGCCTGCATGCCGGAATAGTGCCATAACCACATCATGTAGATAAGGTAGGCGAGATGAAGCCTGTTGAGAAGTCATGGACGCATGGAGTATCCAGGCAATGCCTTCCCATAATAGGAGTAGAAGAATGATCCAGATCGCTACCCAGGAACGATAGCCAGGTTTATAAGAGCGCAGAGGCATCAGATGGATCACGCTCCTCGTAAAAACAATTGCGAATCGTCGTAATCATCTGATAGAAGGCTTCCGTTTCCCTCAGTTCGCGATGACGCTCTAAGGGTAGTTCAACGGGATGTATGGAATGTACCTGACCCGGATGTGCAGAGAGAACAATAATCCGGTCTGATAGGAATACAGCTTCAGGGATACTGTGTGTAACGAAGAGGAAGGTCTTGCCTGTGGAACGCTTAATATCAAGCAATTCTAATTGCAATTTTTCTTTGGTGAATTCATCGAGGGCGGAGAACGGTTCATCCATGAGCAATAATGGTGGATCAAGAGCAAGTGCTCTGGCGATTGATACCCGCTGCTGCATCCCCCCACTGAGTTGCCATGGAAAATGGTCAGCGAAGCGGGTGAGACCAACCAGCTCAAGCAGCTCAGCACTCATGCGCCTGCATTCCTTCTTACTCGTGCCGAGCAGCTCCAGCGGTAATTCCACATTGTGACGTACCGTGCGCCAGTCGAACAGAGCAGGTGTCTGAAATACGATGCCGAACTGTCGTCGTAACCTTGCTTTTTCTGGCTCATCCCCGGCAATACGGACAGAACCGGACGTGGGCTGGAGCAGATCGGCAACCAATCGCAGTAAGGTGGATTTGCCACAGCCGGACGGTCCAAGCAGAGAGACAAATTCATTGGAACCAATGTGAAATGAAACATCAGACAGTGCCGTTACCTGCTGTGTTCCAGTTCCAAATACAACGGACACATGATCCACTTCAATATGGCTGACATCAGGAACAGGAACGTTTATGGAGGACATAGGCATTCTCCTTTTCGCGGAAGTGGTCTTCTGATCGCACTCAGGGTGAATGGGAGGTTATTGAACCGAGTCGTGTTCACGAACATAACAGATTTAACTGGTTAGGTAATACTATATAACATTGAGCGAGGATTACATTATACAGACTGTTTTTAGAATAGGCTTGTTCATGTTACAGAGTGTAAAGTGAGGCAAGTATGGAGGAGAGGTTACCTAACAAGAATATAACTACATCATGAATATCAATTGTTAGAGGATCATTCATGCCGTAGGTAACCATTATCTCATTTTTCAAAAACGTATATTATTTGTATTTTTTGAATGAATATTCGGAAAATATAGCATATACCCTCGTATTCTTGGTGATTTTCTTGTATAAGACTTATATAGAGAGAAAGAGAGAGAAGCATTCACATTCAACAATCGGGGGTGTTTGGCGTGTTTGACTGGCTCGGGTGGAAAAAGGGTTGGCCGCTGTGGCGGTCGTATCGGTTAAACGTACATATCAAGGAAGACGTAGAACAGATTTTTGAGGGGATCGCCGAAACACGACGTCAGCTTCTCATGGACTGGGCGGATGAACAATGGGATCATCTGGATCGATTATTGCAGCAAGTTCAGTCGCATAAGCCCCAAGATGTATTACAAGGTTCACAGTCTCTAAGCAAACTAAGCGTGTGGTTCCAAGGAAGTTATACAAGAGCAAAAGAATGTACAGAGCTTTTTATGATGAATGAGCAAAACGAGGTTGTATTCTCTACTTATCCGAAGCATATTGGGAAGGTTTACAACAACACGGATGAAGGGTTTGAACCAGGTATACGGTATGCCAGAGCAGATATCAAGGGCAAAAAGTGCCTCTATGGACCTTACTCTGATCCACTCACCTTGGAGATTGGCGCGCGTTCGTCTTCTTTTCATGATGATGTCACACTGATGTTTGTTGCCCCCATCGTACACGAGGGTCGCTATGTTGGAGCGCTATGCAGCCGTATTCCGAATGATGTATTAGGCGATTTAATTCAAAGAGAGTCAGGCCATATTTACCCCGATTCGGGTGATAACTACATTTTCATGGCGGAATCCACGATCAGACCGCATCTACTGCCCGGAACGGCTCTATCCCGTAGCCGTTTCGAGGATCGAACCTTCACTCACGGAGAAAATCTAAAAGACGGTGTCACAACCGAATGGGGTACTGTTTCTGTTAAGGAACATACTGAGCTTGAGCTATTGTTCACCGATCCTTCTACTGGAAAATTACATCCCGGAGTGGAGAATACGATTCAAAATGGCTCCAATCTATTTGTTGCCTTTCCCGGCTACTCCGATTACCGTCATATCTCTGTCATAGGGAAGGGGATTACTTTTCAGCTTCCTCACTGTCCAGACCGCTGGGGCATGATGTGTGAAGGCGATTTGGAAGAAGTGTATCAGGTGCGTAACATGGGCTGGCGCCAGTTCAAACTGCACACCCGTTGGATTGTGTTGTCGGCGATCCTTGGAGCAGGTCTAGTATATATTCTCTCCGGCAGTGGATGGAGCGCAGGAGCCATCGCAGCTTTCAATCTCATTTGCGGTTTCTTCACCGCAAGTCAATTGCAACGGAAGCAGTATAGTCGTGTTCATGAGGACATGCGACGCATTAGTCGTTTTATTCGAATCAATGCCGAGGGCAAAGGTGATCTGACTCAACGTCTGGATACCTCCACTTTTGCTCAAGACGAAAGCGGCGAATTAGCAAAATGGATCAATAATATGATCGATTCACTTGAAGCCATCATGCTCAAAGTTCAGTTGGCTACCGTGGATGTTATGGACAATCAATATCAGATGCGGACTTCAACAGAGACGACACAAGGCACGACAGAGCGTGTCAATCGCAAGTTAAGCTTCATGATTCAAGGCATACGTACACAGCTTGAAGACCTGGATCAGGCCAAGATCGCCGCAGATCATATGCGTCATACACTGCATCAGCTTGAATCCACTGCGACATCGCAGATTGAAGTTGCCCAGCAGGAAGTAGAACGGATCGGTGACAAAATGATTCAGATCTCTGGAGCCGTATCCGATACCAATCGCACCATCCTGTCTTTCATGGATACGATGCAGGATATCTACCGTGCACTGGCTGTCATTAATGAGATCTCGGCTCAGACCAATCTGCTGGCATTGAACGCTTCTATTGAAGCAGCTCATGTTGGTGAACATGGACGCGGCTTCGCTGTCGTCGCTGGGGAGATACGTAAACTCGCTGAGTTATCTCGTTCCTCAACGGAAGATATCCATCACATTCTGAGCAAAATCTCTACCGCAGCTAATACAGCATCCCAATCCATTCGAGAAGGCGATCAGGTTCTTACGGAAGGAACCACGCTTGTGCAGGCAGCCTCACAGTTACTGCAAAGTGCTACTGCTGAGGATGCTCAACGCACACAAGTGGTTGATGAGGTTGTCATGCTCATGGAGAACATTGCAGCGATCAGCCATCAAAACCGCTCTACTTCTGCCGAGGTTGAGACGGAGATGCGGGAGCTTCTGAACGATATGTTACAGGTACAGAGCTCTTCACGTAATGTAGAAGTCATCACTTTATTTTTGCAGCAGGTTGTGGGACAGTTCCAGCTAACCCATCCTCAAACGAATACGGGTATCCTTGAAAGCTGACGAGTAAACATACGAGCACATAGGAAAAAGCACCTGCACCTCCTTCGTTGTTGTGAATCATACCTAACAACAATGAAGGCAATGGCAGATGCTTTTTGTATACATAATGCGTTACTTAGATTAGCAAGTTTTCAGACACGACTTAAATTTTATTTAGCCACAACATGTGCAACGACACGATTATCTTGGTATGAAACAGTCAAATCGTACCCATCAGCAGTTACACGATCGAATTGACCTTGAATTGCATTTGCACTAATCAGGGTAATGTCTTTGGAGCCCTCAATTTTGTAGTTAGACAGATCGAGATTGAGCGTTCCTCCATCCAGATACAACTTCTTGCCGACATTAATCGCATTGAGATTGTTCTTCACAACAATGTCGAGCGTTCCATTATCCACAGTAAAGTTTCTATTCAGGTTGATTGCCCCATCGGCATCAACGACAATCGAGCCATTTTCCAAATACAGATCACCTGTACCAAATGCGGTTGTGGATTCAGCCTTCAGTGTTCCTGCTTGTACTAGAGTTCCACCTGTATAGCTGTTGTTCCCCGTCAATGTAAGTGTTCCTGTACCCTTTTTGGTTAACATACCAATGCCAGAGATATTATTTCTCCACCAGTCCTCTGCATTGAAACGTCCTTTGGAAGCGTCCATATCTACAGTGACATTGCTTAAGAATGCACCATAACCATCCGATGCTGTCACCAGATCCAATCTACCCCAGCCTTTGGACTCGTCTAGCACAGGGTAACCGGAATCAATGGATGTTGTATACAATACTTCTCTACGTTGCTCATCCGTTAAATAAGGTTGGCGAGTCTCCAAGAGCGCTTCTGCTCCCAGCGGCACAACAGGCGCTAGACCTTTTGTTCCTGTCTGTGGCAGACCATACGTCATCTTCTCTCTATAGAAGGCTTTGTTCGCGTCATGATCTTCCCATTTATTCTCGTCATATGCACTCTTAAAGTTGTAATCCTCTGTTACCGTGTGCGCATATTCATACAGACTCATATTTTTTTCTTTGGCTAATGCACCAAATACTTCTCCTGCATTCTCATAAGCCTTATCCAGCACTTCTTGATTCTCTTTTTTATTGAACGCATATGCCGTCATCGCTGTAGCTTGGATACGTGCACCAATTACATCAAGTGGGGAGTGCATGCCCGTGACAACACGGTTCTCACCCATCTGTGCTGCTCTCGTCAACAATTCGGAGAATCGTTCAGGCGTAGCGTAAGCAAACGGAAGTACGGACAAGTATGACGCACTTGTATGTCCACTTGGATATCCTCCGTCTTTTCCTTGTCCATCCTCAGCGATTCTTCTCACATAACTTAATGCAGGAATAAGCTTCACATTGCTCTCATACTGCTGAACATGCTTCTCTCCTGATGCTTTCGTTCCTCCGGATGGCAGCGGCTCTTCTTTCGATTCACCTTCACCCAGTGTTTCCCATACAGGCAATCCCTTGCTATCTACAACCTCTTTCATTTCTCCGTTCGAATTCATTCTCCACGGTCTTGGGGAAGAGAAGAAGTATTTCGCCGGATTGGATGAAGCAGGTGTTTTGAAACGAACCAGATCCACTAGAGCTGCCATGTCAGCAAGTTCTGTTTTGGACCAATCACTTCCAAGACCTTGGCTTTCATCTTCTACCGTTTCTTCTTTCAG
It includes:
- a CDS encoding ABC transporter substrate-binding protein, translated to MYRSLKPGFLVLMLLVVAMLGACSTDSKPAATPAAAGAGEAEGEGQSLTKVKIQLKWVPQAQFAGIYAAKEQGFFADEGIDAEIIPGGPDIVIEQQVVNGAADVGVTGVDSLLVSRDNGLPLVSLAQISQKSSYRLIAKKSAEITDPAQMKGKKVSTWFGSQQFQVLAFMEKNGLDPKKDIELVKQGFTMDQFFNDQVDVATATIYNEFHVVLESGVKESDLDVFNIEDAGVGMLEDTLIAKKDWVDGNRDLAVKVTRAILKGWNYAIDNQDETVDTVMKNVTEGSTTREHQVTMLEEIAKLIRPEGFTEPQVGSFVDESFTRTADIALSYGLIKKAANLDEALEKSIYEDAVK
- a CDS encoding ABC transporter permease — its product is MNDHVWKHRNKEDRVTAAVSGGTSMSSSAMITPTSASRIQEQQGQAEEKQSTRRLRGGSIVGRLLPAVAGLVFLLLWLLGVFHFMFSLEIYQLPVPSSIAISIKENAEMLFRYAMYSGTEMLGGFLLGSSLGALAAIVACFFPTSGKAAVAVMSALNAIPIVALAPIMNNWFGDGIWSRIAVVAVITMAAMAVSLFKGLTSIQPQYHELLGGLAASKMQIFIKLRLPHALPALFAGLKINMSTSIIGAIVGEFFIASQGLGYLLSDQIRLANMPLAWSCIVIAAVLGIVLYEAVVLAEKRLIPWSRVRTDH
- a CDS encoding ABC transporter permease; its protein translation is MPLRSYKPGYRSWVAIWIILLLLLWEGIAWILHASMTSQQASSRLPYLHDVVMALFRHAGTLAEQGSVTFGNAAIGFAGGTLLGLALALLMSIAVWLERTLSPYVISSQMVPVIGLAPIVYGIIHNAEWARIVMAAYVTFFPIIIHTLKGLKSTAPEHLELMRSCGASLPAQYIKCLLPSALPGLFSGMKIAAPLAVTSSIVVELMGAPDGLGVLMVSSLYYGNAQVGMFWATIMLSMGIGLISYLVISLAERWLTPWQPEFRSKRGGAA
- a CDS encoding S-layer homology domain-containing protein encodes the protein MRKPLKKSLALLLMLSMVSPTFADRGYAADQKLQFSDIKGHWAEASIQAWGDEGLIRGYLDHSFKPNAYITRAEFMNLVNKAFGYTGQAAINYNDVSNQAWYYEAISIANAAGYIEGYTDGTMKPQDPITRQEAAKIITGILNLELDEESANTFNDSSAIADWSKGAVGGAAAAKIIAGYEDGSFKPLRSITRAEAVSALVNALDIDSNTAIKPAKPKGTANVLNVAPPADEARLSAVEDGANADDGTLKNVVATNPFIDILDGFEQVWSINQPEWRDGTAATKPGAGDKVAKYGDGPTPYYDGFKNDPTVPVADQKTFANVEIRNEATWVANIKYVEDVTQNRTDEEALAAYYDDQRDKIYSMMEGFGPLANTYVDIIKPVTSIERSVDEMNVDLKEETVEDESQGLGSDWSKTELADMAALVDLVRFKTPASSNPAKYFFSSPRPWRMNSNGEMKEVVDSKGLPVWETLGEGESKEEPLPSGGTKASGEKHVQQYESNVKLIPALSYVRRIAEDGQGKDGGYPSGHTSASYLSVLPFAYATPERFSELLTRAAQMGENRVVTGMHSPLDVIGARIQATAMTAYAFNKKENQEVLDKAYENAGEVFGALAKEKNMSLYEYAHTVTEDYNFKSAYDENKWEDHDANKAFYREKMTYGLPQTGTKGLAPVVPLGAEALLETRQPYLTDEQRREVLYTTSIDSGYPVLDESKGWGRLDLVTASDGYGAFLSNVTVDMDASKGRFNAEDWWRNNISGIGMLTKKGTGTLTLTGNNSYTGGTLVQAGTLKAESTTAFGTGDLYLENGSIVVDADGAINLNRNFTVDNGTLDIVVKNNLNAINVGKKLYLDGGTLNLDLSNYKIEGSKDITLISANAIQGQFDRVTADGYDLTVSYQDNRVVAHVVAK
- a CDS encoding methyl-accepting chemotaxis protein — protein: MFDWLGWKKGWPLWRSYRLNVHIKEDVEQIFEGIAETRRQLLMDWADEQWDHLDRLLQQVQSHKPQDVLQGSQSLSKLSVWFQGSYTRAKECTELFMMNEQNEVVFSTYPKHIGKVYNNTDEGFEPGIRYARADIKGKKCLYGPYSDPLTLEIGARSSSFHDDVTLMFVAPIVHEGRYVGALCSRIPNDVLGDLIQRESGHIYPDSGDNYIFMAESTIRPHLLPGTALSRSRFEDRTFTHGENLKDGVTTEWGTVSVKEHTELELLFTDPSTGKLHPGVENTIQNGSNLFVAFPGYSDYRHISVIGKGITFQLPHCPDRWGMMCEGDLEEVYQVRNMGWRQFKLHTRWIVLSAILGAGLVYILSGSGWSAGAIAAFNLICGFFTASQLQRKQYSRVHEDMRRISRFIRINAEGKGDLTQRLDTSTFAQDESGELAKWINNMIDSLEAIMLKVQLATVDVMDNQYQMRTSTETTQGTTERVNRKLSFMIQGIRTQLEDLDQAKIAADHMRHTLHQLESTATSQIEVAQQEVERIGDKMIQISGAVSDTNRTILSFMDTMQDIYRALAVINEISAQTNLLALNASIEAAHVGEHGRGFAVVAGEIRKLAELSRSSTEDIHHILSKISTAANTASQSIREGDQVLTEGTTLVQAASQLLQSATAEDAQRTQVVDEVVMLMENIAAISHQNRSTSAEVETEMRELLNDMLQVQSSSRNVEVITLFLQQVVGQFQLTHPQTNTGILES
- a CDS encoding ABC transporter ATP-binding protein, coding for MSSINVPVPDVSHIEVDHVSVVFGTGTQQVTALSDVSFHIGSNEFVSLLGPSGCGKSTLLRLVADLLQPTSGSVRIAGDEPEKARLRRQFGIVFQTPALFDWRTVRHNVELPLELLGTSKKECRRMSAELLELVGLTRFADHFPWQLSGGMQQRVSIARALALDPPLLLMDEPFSALDEFTKEKLQLELLDIKRSTGKTFLFVTHSIPEAVFLSDRIIVLSAHPGQVHSIHPVELPLERHRELRETEAFYQMITTIRNCFYEERDPSDASALL